One window of the Pseudochaenichthys georgianus chromosome 21, fPseGeo1.2, whole genome shotgun sequence genome contains the following:
- the creb1b gene encoding cyclic AMP-responsive element-binding protein 1b: MRMESVEVQQGAEAAVTETETQHITQAQIATLAQMTMTSGLNSATGPTVTLVQLPNGQTVQVHGVIQVAQPSVIQSPQIQTVQISTIAESEDSQESVDSVTDSQKRREILSRRPSYRKILNDLSSDAPAVPRIEEEKAEEDSCVATTPSITTVTMPTPIYQTSSGQYIAITQGGAIQLANNGTDGVQGIQTLTMSNASAAQQGATILQYAQTSDGQQILVPSNQVVVQAASGDMQAYQFRAAPTSTIAPGVVMASSPALPIQGATVEVTRKRVVRLMKNREAARECRRKKKEYVKCVENRVAILENQNKTLIEELKALKDLYCHKSE; the protein is encoded by the exons ATGAGGATGGAGTCAGTGGAGGTTCAGCAGGGGGCGGAGGCTGCTGTGACTGAGACGGAGACCCAGCACATCACCCAGGCTCAGATCGCTACTCTGGCCCAG ATGACCATGACGTCGGGCCTCAACTCAGCAACAGGTCCCACGGTAACACTGGTCCAGCTTCCCAACGGACAGACGGTCCAGGTGCACGGTGTGATCCAGGTCGCTCAGCCGTCTGTCATCCAGTCCCCACAGATCCAGACTGTGCAG aTCTCCACCATAGCAGAGAGTGAAGATTCACAGGAGTCAGTGGACAGTGTGACCGACTctcagaaacgcagagagattCTGTCCCGACGCCCCTCATACAG GAAAATCCTGAACGACCTTTCGTCCGACGCTCCGGCTGTCCCTCGTATCGAGGAGGAGAAGGCAGAGGAGGATTCATGTGTTGCTACTACACCTTCAATCACCACCGTCACCATGCCCACACCCATCTACCAGACCAGCAGCGGCcaataca TTGCAATCACACAGGGTGGAGCCATTCAGCTGGCTAACAACGGTACAGATGGAGTCCAGGGCATCCAGACTCTGACCATGAGCAACGCATCAGCCGCGCAGCAGGGGGCAACCATCCTGCAGTACGCTCAGACCAGCGACGGCCAGCAGATTCTGGTTCCCAGTAACCAGGTGGTGGTCCAAG CCGCCTCTGGTGACATGCAGGCCTATCAATTCCGAGCAGCTCCCACCAGTACCATCGCCCCAGGGGTGGTCATGGCTTCGTCCCCCGCCCTGCCCATCCAGGGCGCTACAGTGGAGGTCACCCGCAAACGGGTAGTCCGCCTCATGAAGAACAG agaggcagcccgGGAATGTCGCAGGAAGAAGAAGGAGTATGTTAAATGTGTGGAGAACCGAGTGGCCATCCTGGAGAACCAAAACAAGACACTAATCGAAGAACTGAAAGCCCTTAAAGACCTTTACTGCCATAAATCTGAATAG